The Dioscorea cayenensis subsp. rotundata cultivar TDr96_F1 chromosome 11, TDr96_F1_v2_PseudoChromosome.rev07_lg8_w22 25.fasta, whole genome shotgun sequence genomic interval GGACTACATGTTCTGTTTAAATGCTTCACTTGTCCTTTCgtggtttttttcctttattccTTGTATGTTTTTTCCGTTGAATCACTTGgtatttcttggtttttttcatggaaaacaaTATCATAGGTTTGTTCTTTTCATGTTTCACTTGTTTGCTGTTAATCATAGGTCTGTTCTTTTCATGTTTCACTTGTTTGCTGTTAATCATTTCTGGAAACTGTCATTATATTCTTTTCATTATACTTGTTCTGAAATCTTTCATATTATGTTGTTAATATTGACCTGCTAATTTCTTACtgaatttctttattctttatatGCTCATTTTTTTCCCTGGATTCAGTTGGTGCATTTAGTTCTTTTTTCATGGATAACAATATCATAGGTCTGATCCTTTCGTGTTTCACTTGTTCGCTGTTAATCATTTCTGGAAACTGTCATTATATTCTTTTCATTATACTTGTTCTGAAATCTTTCATATTATGTTGTTAATATTGGATTGCTGATTTTCTTTATTCCttgtatgttaatttttttcccctaattcagtaagtaatttttttttttcaatgtataTCTTTATCATAGGTCTGTTGTTTTCCATGTTTCACTTGTTGTTGTTAATCATTTCTGAAAACTATCATTAAACTCTAAACTAGTTAAAAGGATTATAATTGTTCTGAAATCTTTCATATTATGTTGTCTACAATGACCTACTGATTTTTCTTACTGAATTTCTTTATTCCTtgtatgtttatttgtttttcctaGATTCAGTTGgtacattttcttcttttttcatgGATAACGATATCATAggtctattattttatatgtttcacTTGTTTGATGTTAATTATTTCTGGAAACTGTTATTATATTCTGAAATAGTTAAAAGGATTATACTTGTTCTGAAATCTATCATATTATGTTGTCAAGAATAACCTGTTGTTTTCTTACTGAATTTCTTTAATCactatatgtttatttttcccCATGAATCAGGTggtatttgttattttttaaaactgcCATTATATTCTGACATGCATGTTTAAAGGATTTGATTTACATGTTCTTTACAACATTGTCacattttttgttcttcaatgaTGATTCTGAGTGTATTAATTTTTGTGATTCACATGTTCTTAAGATTTTTATATTGGCGTCTGATAGTAATTTTCATTCGGTTATTAGTATATGATATACATGTGTAGATCTCTTCAACTAACGCAGATTCCAGCAAACAGTTATAATGTCTCACAAACTCCATTTGTCCATTAGAATTTCAGCGACTATGGAGGGTATCGAGCGTGCTGCTGAGAAATCCTCATCAAGGGCATCTGGCAGCAAGCAGGGTACCCCTAATAAGAGGTAGAAGGCCAAATACGATAGTTTTCTAATTCCACTTCTTGTTGAACAAGTCAAAAAAGGGATGAAATGCGACAAATCATTTAAACGAGCTGCATTTGTATTTGTTGCTGTCGCCGTCAATTCTAGGTTCGATATTGACTTCAGTGCTGAGAATGTTGAAAATCATTATCGAACATTGAAATCACGATATGTTGAGATAAAAAAGGTGAGAGATCTCGGTGGGGCAGGTTGGAATGACGCCATGAAGACCATCACAATTGATCCCATGGTTGCCCTGACCTACATCGAGGTAACATGATTCACTTTTCATGAAAACAATATTACAGCCTATGCATGTACATGTGCACTTTGTTGTTAACGGCATTGTAATATAGGCTCACCCGATAGCCAAGgcttttataaataaaccaaTTGAACATTATGAAACAGTGAGGATTATATGTGGTGACGACAATGTGACGGGCGCATATGCGGCCTCTCTGTATGCTGGTTTCGGGGATAAATCTAAGTATGAAGGCAATATTATGGAGAACTTTGATGAAGGCCCAGTTGAACAGCCAAGCAATGATGATGCTGATGTAAACTCTGCCCCACCGGTTGTTGGTAGCCCCGCTACATCATCTGCACAAAGGTTACAACGTTCAAGTAAGGGTTCGAAGAACCCTTCTATGATGGGCGATCTCATTATTGTGGTAGGAGAAATGGCATCTGCCATTAAGAACCCCACCGACTGGACGGAGACCTTGTATGcaaaggttatagaggttgacgGGTTTCAGAAGAAGGAACTCCTTCAGGTGTTTGATTATCTGCAGTTTCATGAGAATGAGGCAAGAGTATTCCTAGTGAAGGATATGGAACTCAGGAAGGATTGGATCGAACAATTTCTGTCGAGGATGGATTGATTCAGCACCTATAGTGCTTGGGCCTCTATACCAGATCCTACTTCTAATGCCTGCTTATTTTATTGCATGTCCCTGCATTTCATGCATCATGACTGACTCATGTTTTGTTATGGGGTGACCAACCATGTGATATCTTGCTGTGGTTGCATCCGTTAtgcatttcatttgttttggCTTTCTGCATTTCATGCTGTTGACATGTGTATGTTTGTCGAGACCTATGCCAGGTTTGAATATTTGTGTGTTTGTTACTAACATGGctatctttcttttgtttttgtttgaatttcagCTTATGGTATAATGACAATGATGAAAGGCAAAGTGTGACATTGCACTGAGGCACAGTCGCGTTTTATGGGACAAAAACCAAATTAGGGCACTGGCGGGGCAAAATGACGGGCACTTCACTGGCAATCTTTTGCAGCCATTCCGTATCTCATTTGGTAATTGGTTCCCTATGCATTTTTCTAATTTCAGAATGTAtggacatattttttttatatgagtatTTGTTTTAAACTGATTTATACAAGTGTGGAGAGGCAATTAGGAGGCATGTGATGCCACCATTGCAGCCATCTTGTATAGTTTATGGTCGCTTCAGTTGTTTTTACAAAAAGAACAATGCCAATGAATGTGCTTATTGTCACTCTTGC includes:
- the LOC120271521 gene encoding uncharacterized protein LOC120271521 — encoded protein: MEGIERAAEKSSSRASGSKQVKKGMKCDKSFKRAAFVFVAVAVNSRFDIDFSAENVENHYRTLKSRYVEIKKVRDLGGAGWNDAMKTITIDPMVALTYIEAHPIAKAFINKPIEHYETVRIICGDDNVTGAYAASLYAGFGDKSKYEGNIMENFDEGPVEQPSNDDADVNSAPPVVGSPATSSAQRLQRSSKGSKNPSMMGDLIIVVGEMASAIKNPTDWTETLYAKVIEVDGFQKKELLQVFDYLQFHENEARVFLVKDMELRKDWIEQFLSRMD